In one Juglans regia cultivar Chandler chromosome 11, Walnut 2.0, whole genome shotgun sequence genomic region, the following are encoded:
- the LOC108997257 gene encoding uncharacterized protein LOC108997257: MNQLLVGCRRSLSRWRINSILNREWAIRDLTEKLKVLEEKEGLESVGEVKKRRQRNTIKSIRDSQGRLVQRERGLEDAFSSYFKVVFLTSNPIAEEIEIFVQCVEGRVTVGLSEKMEREFTAVEVGEALRQMSAFKLPDLDGFGAGFYKGHWNVVGEDTCRAVLSVLNGGEMSQGLSHTLISLIPKIKALVSVKEYRPISLCNVLYKLIPKVVANSFKEEWRVVYSLLEVYEKASGQTLNKDKTSIFYGANTPTDMRGRIFQETGAVVCDSYEKNLGLSTVVGRLRYNVFRSIKERVWLKIQNWKNSFFSRAGKEVLIKAVLQAIPTYTMNVFQLPKKLCKEIEALMARFWWASYKKEKGIHWKQWRSLELAKAEGGLGFRDLECFNNAMLAKQGWRLLKEPHSLLAKVFKDKYLKNLQLLEAPLGNSPSLIWKSIWSNLRIVKEDLIWRIGDGRTTCIWGQKWLPTPTTHCVQSPVRITQKDAKVCELIDEQKGVWKENVVGVVFSEEEAKVMYAILVSQNGVADKLIWNNLKKGVFTVKSAYYMEKQK, from the exons ATGAACCAGTTGCTTGTGGGATGCAGGAGGTCTCTAAGCAGATGGAGAATAAACTCTATTCTTAATAGAGAATGGGCAATCAGAGACTtgacagaaaaattaaaagtactTGAGGAGAAGGAGGGTCTAGAGAGTGTGGGAGAAGTGAAGAAA AGAAGACAAAGGAATACCATCAAATCCATCAGGGATTCACAAGGAAGGCTAGTGCAGAGGGAGAGGGGATTAGAAGATGCTTTTAGTTCTTACTTCAAGGTAGTTTTCTTAACTTCGAATCCTATTGCTGAAGAGATAGAAATTTTTGTGCAGTGTGTTGAAGGAAGGGTCACTGTAGGTTTGAGTGAGAAAATGGAGAGGGAGTTCACTGCTGTTGAGGTGGGTGAGGCTCTCAGACAAATGTCAGCTTTTAAGTTACCTGACCTAGATGGATTTGGGGCAGGTTTCTATAAAGGCCATTGGAATGTAGTTGGGGAAGACACATGCAGAGCTGTTTTAAGTGTGCTAAATGGTGGTGAAATGAGTCAAGGATTAAGTCACACACTTATTTCCCTCATTCCAAAGATAAAAGCTCTTGTTTCAGTCAAGGAATATAGGCCAATAAGCCTATGTAATGTCCTATATAAGCTTATCCCTAAGGTTGTGGCAAACAG CTTTAAAGAAGAATGGAGAGTAGTTTATTCATTGTTGGAAGTGTATGAAAAAGCCTCAGGGCAAACACTCAACAAGGATAAAACCTCTATATTCTATGGTGCCAATACCCCTACTGATATGAGAGGGAGAATATTTCAAGAGACTGGGGCAGTGGTTTGTGACAGTTATGAGAAGAATTTGGGGCTTTCAACAGTAGTTGGCAGATTAAGGTATAATGTTTTTCGAAGTATTAAGGAGAGAGTTTGGTTGAAGATACAAAACTGGAAAAATAGCTTTTTTTCTAGAGCAGGCAAGGAAGTACTTATCAAAGCTGTGTTGCAAGCAATCCCCACGTATACAATGAATGTTTTTCAGTTGCCTAAGAAGCTATGCAAGGAGATTGAGGCACTTATGGCTAGGTTCTGGTGGGCCAGttataaaaaagagaaaggaattCATTGGAAGCAGTGGAGGAGTCTCGAGTTAGCAAAGGCTGAAGGGGGTTTGGGGTTCAGAGACTTGGAGTGCTTCAACAATGCCATGTTAGCAAAGCAGGGATGGAGACTACTAAAGGAGCCTCATTCATTGCTAGCCAAGGTCTTTAAAGATAAATATCTTAAAAACCTGCAGCTGCTGGAGGCACCATTGGGAAATTCACCTTCACTAATTTGGAAAAGCATCTGGTCGAATTTAAGAATAGTGAAGGAAGATTTGATATGGAGGATTGGGGATGGGAGAACAACATGTATCTGGGGCCAGAAATGGTTGCCTACTCCCACTACCCATTGTGTACAGTCACCTGTAAGAATTACACAAAAGGATGCAAAAGTTTGTGAGTTGATTGATGAGCAAAAGGGGGTATGGAAGGAAAATGTGGTTGGGGTTGTTTTCAGTGAAGAGGAGGCTAAGGTGATGTATGCAATACTAGTTAGTCAGAATGGGGTGGCAGATAAGCTAATATGGAACAATTTAAAGAAGGGTGTCTTCACTGTTAAGAGTGCCTACTACATGGAAAAACAGAAGTAG
- the LOC108997270 gene encoding LOW QUALITY PROTEIN: putative metallophosphoesterase At3g03305 (The sequence of the model RefSeq protein was modified relative to this genomic sequence to represent the inferred CDS: inserted 1 base in 1 codon), translating into MLQELSRKEEEMILLLLLLLLLPNRXSNSNEKNDRRVIHVKGGPESVIWVVQLSDLHFSVHHPERALDFKNVVGPVLSVIKPSLVLITGDLTDGKSKDLLTMKQNEEEWVEYRNIMEVVILRSGLDKSIFFDVRGNHDNFAVPTVGGAFDFFSKYSINGQLGRSRNVNSITLQTGGQKYLFVGFDSTMSVGLRGPTNLFGHPTDQLLEELDLELSQWNSQSTKSVTKISFGHFPLSFSASSYSGKSLKDIFLEHSLSAYLCGHLHTRFGKNLKRHHQSSHHFLSLPKFFQFNIHQKSSESPVNCSPGAPPIEEFWEWEMGDWRKSRAMRVLAIDRGHVSYVDIDFKLGAKETIILPTFPLDSRLMSTSSSRQKYECQVMLPSSYDSVRALVFSVYQVVSVTTRIYDTSPGNLILVMETPMTKLVDNSSRGDLYAALWNYKAFEDPSPDRFWLQIEATDILGRSTLTELRPFSVNGLSGKLSWTWTEFLVMGCQWATLYYPILWSALYFMFSILLIPKALSIFSKKQYTCKNFIANKGFINGTVWILQELCRVAIVWYGMLGYLLHLILFPWFYGRVLTDGDERGYMTYIGWVVKNIDGKGKHDYAGCPDIMVVVLPHLFFVVFPAILIAAALAAERGIYREHFLSCSGKKEDDYEQGRRRSLLYNYGCGGSKFHFGDRWIRKVLFVVLLVICWKHFKNCWALVKAYEMNPLIHFPGYSLSIPLLLAYTVYKTRNV; encoded by the exons ATGCTACAAGAACTATcgaggaaggaggaggagatgattcttcttcttcttcttcttcttcttcttccaaatc GCTCGAACAGCAATGAGAAGAACGATAGGAGAGTGATACATGTGAAGGGAGGCCCAGAGTCGGTGATATGGGTGGTTCAGCTCTCTGATCTACATTTCAGTGTCCACCATCCCGAACGAGCCCTTGATTTCAAAAACGTTGTCGGCCCTGTCCTCTCCGTCATCAAACCCTCCCTTGTTCTTATCACTGGTGATCTCACAG ATGGTAAAAGTAAGGATTTGTTAACAATGAAGCAAAATGAGGAGGAGTGGGTGGAATACCGGAACATAATGGAAGTTGTTATATTAAGGAGTGGACTTGACAAGAgcatcttctttgatgttagaGGAAATCATGATAATTTTGCTGTGCCAACTGTTGGTGGTGCATTTGATTTCTTCTCAAAGTATAGTATCAATGGGCAGCTGGGAAGAAGTCGGAATGTCAATAGTATCACTCTTCAG ACTGGCGGGCAGAAATATCTCTTTGTTGGCTTTGACAGCACAATGTCTGTTGGTTTACGAGGTCCAACTAATCTTTTTGGGCATCCAACCGATCAACTGTTAGAAGAATTAGATTTGGAGCTCTCTCAATGGAATTCTCAGTCAACAAAATCAGTGACCAAGATTTCCTTTGGGCATTTCCCACTTTCATTCTCTGCATCTTCATATTCTGGAAAGAGCTTAAAAGATATTTTCCTCGAGCATTCTCTATCAGCATACCTATGTGGACACCTCCACACTAGGTTTGGTAAGAATTTGAAGCGGCACCACCAGTCTAGTCATCATTTTTTATCCCTGCCAAAGTTTTTCCAGTTTAACATACACCAAAAATCTTCTGAAAGTCCTGTAAATTGTTCTCCTGGAGCCCCACCAATTGAAGAATTCTGGGAGTGGGAGATGGGTGACTGGAGGAAGAGTAGAGCAATGCGAGTTTTGGCCATTGATAGAGGTCACGTTTCATATGTTGACATTGACTTCAAGTTGGGAGCCAAAGAAACAATTATATTGCCCACATTTCCACTAGACTCACGCTTAATGTCAACATCTTCATCACGCCAGAAATATGAATGCCAAGTTATGCTCCCATCATCTTATGACTCAGTAAGAGCTCTGGTGTTCTCTGTTTATCAGGTTGTGTCTGTGACGACTAGGATATATGATACCAGTCCTGGAAATCTCATTTTGGTCATGGAGACACCAATGACAAAGCTTGTGGATAACAGCTCCAGGGGAGATCTTTATGCTGCCTTATGGAATTACAAAGCATTTGAGGATCCATCTCCTGATAGATTTTGGTTGCAAATTGAAGCCACTGACATTTTGGGCAGATCAACTTTGACTGAATTACGGCCCTTTTCTGTTAATGGTCTTAGTGGTAAGCTCTCCTGGACGTGGACAGAATTTTTGGTCATGGGTTGTCAATGGGCTACCTTGTATTACCCAATTCTCTGGTCTGCTCTTTATTTTATGTTCTCTATTCTTCTTATTCCAAAAGctctctccattttctccaaGAAGCAGTATACTTGCAAAAATTTCATAGCTAATAAAGGCTTCATAAATGGCACTGTATGGATTCTGCAAGAGTTGTGCAGGGTTGCCATCGTATGGTATGGTATGTTAGGATACTTGCTTCACCTTATATTATTCCCCTGGTTTTATGGGCGAGTTTTAACGGATGGTGACGAAAGGGGATACATGACTTATATTGGCTGGGTAGTCAAAAATATTGATGGCAAGGGAAAACATGACTATGCTGGATGTCCAGATATTATGGTGGTCGTTCTTCCCCATCTGTTCTTTGTGGTTTTTCCTGCTATTCTGATTGCTGCGGCTTTGGCTGCTGAAAGAGGTATCTATAGGGAACATTTTCTGTCATGttcaggaaaaaaagaagatgattaTGAACAGGGAAGAAGGAGATCTCTATTGTACAATTACGGATGTGGTGGATCAAAGTTCCATTTTGGTGACCGGTGGATACGGAAAGTTCTCTTTGTGGTGCTCCTGGTGATTTGTTGGAAGCATTTTAAG AATTGCTGGGCTTTGGTAAAAGCTTATGAGATGAACCCATTGATTCATTTTCCGGGATATAGCCTTTCAATTCCACTGTTGCTGGCTTATACCGTGTACAAAACCCGGAATGTCTGA